The following are from one region of the Deltaproteobacteria bacterium genome:
- a CDS encoding 2-oxoacid:ferredoxin oxidoreductase subunit beta has product MAFNYAQYTRADKLPHIWCPGCAHGIVMKSLIRAIDRVGLDKDNTVIVSGIGCASRLPGYVDFNTLHTTHGRALGFATGIKMANPKLDVIVVGGDGDSLAIGGNHFIHACRRNINITLVVFNNNIYGMTGGQFSPTTPHGKLASTTPYGNPDYAFDVVELASGAGASFVGRHTVYHAIPLERMIAEAITHKGFSVVDALCTCPTTYGRRNKLGSAVDMIEWFKDNTVGAKAAEKLPPEKVEGKILTGIFKNIEKPEYCEEYEKIKEKAGNRP; this is encoded by the coding sequence ATGGCATTTAACTACGCGCAATACACCCGGGCGGATAAGCTTCCGCATATCTGGTGTCCGGGGTGCGCCCATGGAATCGTGATGAAATCGCTCATCAGGGCCATCGACCGGGTAGGCCTGGATAAGGACAACACCGTCATCGTTTCTGGAATAGGGTGCGCTTCAAGGTTGCCCGGCTATGTCGACTTCAACACTCTTCACACCACCCATGGGAGAGCTTTGGGGTTCGCGACGGGAATAAAGATGGCCAACCCGAAGCTTGATGTTATCGTCGTGGGCGGTGACGGGGACTCCCTCGCCATCGGCGGAAACCATTTTATCCACGCATGCCGAAGAAACATCAACATTACCCTGGTGGTTTTCAACAACAACATCTACGGCATGACCGGAGGTCAATTCTCGCCGACGACCCCCCATGGCAAGCTTGCGAGCACCACGCCTTACGGCAATCCGGATTACGCTTTCGACGTAGTGGAATTAGCCTCAGGCGCCGGGGCGAGCTTTGTGGGGCGCCATACCGTATATCATGCCATCCCACTGGAGAGGATGATCGCCGAGGCCATTACCCATAAAGGGTTTTCGGTGGTGGACGCCCTGTGCACCTGCCCAACGACCTACGGACGAAGAAATAAGCTTGGGTCGGCGGTGGATATGATCGAGTGGTTTAAAGACAACACCGTGGGCGCCAAGGCGGCCGAAAAGCTTCCCCCCGAAAAGGTTGAAGGAAAGATCCTCACGGGTATATTCAAAAACATCGAAAAGCCTGAATACTGTGAAGAGTACGAAAAAATCAAGGAAAAGGCAGGGAACAGGCCCTGA
- a CDS encoding 2-oxoacid:ferredoxin oxidoreductase subunit gamma — protein MSDRFEVRLSGAGGQGLILGGVILAEAASLFEGNNAVQTQSYGPEARGGASKSEVILSDGDIDYPKATEIDLLLCLTQEACDKYAADLKKTGVLIADSRMVQDLPEGRFKIYQLPIIDTAKEKVGKVFVANIVALGAITHLLEQVSFDSVEKAVLNRVPKGTEDLNKRALKLGYDLVN, from the coding sequence ATGTCCGACAGGTTCGAGGTAAGGCTCAGCGGTGCTGGTGGGCAGGGATTGATCCTTGGTGGCGTCATCCTTGCGGAGGCCGCATCACTTTTCGAGGGTAATAATGCGGTTCAGACCCAGTCCTACGGGCCTGAAGCCAGGGGCGGCGCCAGTAAATCCGAGGTCATCCTCTCCGATGGCGATATTGATTATCCCAAGGCTACGGAGATTGATCTTCTTCTTTGCCTTACGCAGGAAGCATGTGATAAGTACGCGGCCGATCTGAAGAAGACGGGTGTTCTTATTGCCGATTCCCGCATGGTCCAGGATCTTCCCGAGGGGAGATTCAAGATATACCAGCTGCCCATAATTGATACAGCCAAGGAGAAGGTCGGGAAGGTATTCGTCGCCAACATTGTGGCGCTTGGGGCCATAACCCACCTTCTTGAGCAGGTGTCCTTTGATTCGGTGGAAAAGGCCGTTCTCAACCGGGTTCCAAAAGGGACCGAAGACCTGAACAAAAGAGCCCTGAAACTGGGATACGATCTGGTTAATTAA
- the sucD gene encoding succinate--CoA ligase subunit alpha encodes MSILVNNDTRVVVQGITGHEGSFHTRQCVAYGTNVVAGVTPGKGGQDVEGIPVFNTVSRAVEKEGANAALIFVPPAFSGDAILEAAYGGVDLVVCITEGIPTLDMVKVKNALRSTGVRMIGPNCPGVITPGQCKMGIMPGFIHKEGRVGVISRSGTLTYEAVGQLTELGIGQSTCIGIGGDPIIGSTFVDLLRLFNDDPETDAVVMIGEIGGSAEEDAAAFIEKEMDKPVVSFIAGQTAPPGKRMGHAGAIIAGGKGTAAEKIASLEKAGVTVSRSPSEIGAKIAEVLGA; translated from the coding sequence ATGAGCATCCTGGTTAACAACGATACACGGGTAGTTGTCCAAGGTATTACGGGCCACGAGGGGAGCTTTCATACGAGGCAGTGCGTGGCCTACGGGACCAATGTAGTCGCCGGTGTGACCCCGGGCAAAGGTGGACAGGACGTCGAGGGCATTCCGGTTTTCAACACGGTATCCCGGGCGGTGGAAAAGGAGGGCGCCAACGCGGCCCTTATTTTCGTTCCACCGGCATTTTCCGGAGACGCTATACTGGAGGCCGCCTATGGGGGTGTTGACCTCGTTGTCTGCATTACCGAAGGAATCCCTACCCTGGACATGGTTAAGGTCAAAAACGCCCTCAGGTCTACGGGAGTGCGAATGATCGGGCCCAACTGCCCAGGGGTCATAACCCCGGGTCAGTGCAAGATGGGGATCATGCCCGGGTTTATCCACAAGGAGGGGCGCGTAGGCGTTATCTCCAGAAGCGGAACCCTGACCTACGAGGCCGTCGGCCAGCTGACCGAGCTGGGCATCGGTCAGAGTACCTGCATCGGCATAGGTGGAGATCCCATTATCGGCAGCACATTTGTTGATCTTCTGCGGCTTTTCAATGATGATCCTGAGACCGACGCCGTGGTTATGATCGGCGAGATCGGCGGCTCTGCTGAAGAGGACGCCGCGGCCTTCATCGAAAAGGAGATGGACAAACCCGTTGTGTCGTTCATCGCCGGACAGACGGCCCCTCCGGGGAAGCGGATGGGGCACGCCGGGGCCATCATTGCGGGTGGAAAAGGTACCGCCGCCGAAAAAATTGCCAGCCTGGAGAAAGCCGGGGTGACTGTCAGCAGGAGCCCCTCGGAAATTGGCGCCAAGATAGCGGAGGTCCTTGGTGCCTGA
- a CDS encoding 4Fe-4S dicluster domain-containing protein — protein MVNIAPNEKAEVAQYGERKITIISRFCKGCEICVKFCPASVLEMKDFKAHTVRIEDCTECMLCEVRCPDFAIFVEQSGKKGKAK, from the coding sequence ATGGTCAATATCGCTCCTAACGAGAAGGCCGAGGTAGCGCAATACGGTGAGAGGAAGATCACCATAATTTCCCGATTTTGCAAGGGGTGCGAGATCTGTGTCAAGTTCTGCCCGGCTTCGGTCCTAGAGATGAAAGATTTCAAGGCTCACACTGTCCGCATTGAGGACTGTACGGAGTGTATGCTCTGTGAGGTGAGATGCCCCGATTTTGCCATATTTGTTGAGCAATCGGGTAAAAAGGGGAAGGCGAAATGA
- a CDS encoding 2-oxoacid:acceptor oxidoreductase subunit alpha, which yields MSGKEVFFQGNEACAHGALYAGCRFFAGYPITPSTEVAELMSRYLPKLGGAFMQMEDEIGAMGAIIGASLVGKKSLTATSGPGFSLKQENLGFACITEVPCVVLNVMRGGPSTGLPTGPSQSDVMQAKWGTHGDHPVIALIPASVQEIFTETVRAFNLSERLRTPVILLLDEIIGHMREKITIPPEGELEIWDRPRPTCKPEEYKPYDISGGMIPPMADFGSGYRWHTTGLNHDETGFPTNKPALVEPEAERLMNKITQNLDIIEKYDYDEAKGAKVGVMAFGSTSRSARAAIKSAERDGIPVEFLRPVTLWPFPTDAVEKMAEKVDVIIVPEMNLGQMAGEVQRAIGGRAKVVGINRVDGDPITPSQVHEKIREVS from the coding sequence ATGAGCGGAAAAGAGGTATTTTTTCAAGGTAATGAGGCATGTGCGCACGGCGCCCTTTACGCCGGTTGCCGTTTTTTTGCCGGCTATCCCATTACCCCCTCAACCGAGGTGGCTGAGTTGATGTCCCGCTACCTGCCAAAACTTGGCGGGGCGTTCATGCAGATGGAGGATGAGATCGGTGCCATGGGGGCCATCATTGGGGCTTCCCTCGTGGGCAAAAAGAGCCTGACGGCTACCAGTGGTCCCGGTTTTTCCCTCAAGCAGGAAAATCTCGGCTTCGCATGCATAACGGAGGTGCCATGCGTGGTCCTGAATGTAATGCGGGGTGGTCCCAGTACCGGCCTGCCCACCGGCCCGAGCCAGTCGGATGTCATGCAGGCGAAGTGGGGCACCCATGGGGATCATCCGGTCATCGCGTTGATCCCCGCGTCGGTTCAGGAGATCTTTACGGAAACGGTGAGGGCTTTCAACCTGTCCGAGAGGCTCAGGACTCCCGTGATTCTTCTCCTCGACGAGATTATCGGTCATATGAGGGAAAAGATCACCATCCCGCCCGAAGGGGAGCTTGAGATCTGGGACCGTCCCAGGCCAACCTGCAAACCGGAGGAGTACAAGCCCTACGATATCAGTGGAGGCATGATTCCGCCCATGGCCGATTTTGGCTCCGGCTACCGCTGGCACACCACCGGCCTGAACCATGATGAGACCGGATTTCCAACCAACAAACCTGCCCTGGTGGAACCCGAGGCTGAAAGGCTTATGAACAAGATCACCCAGAACCTGGACATCATAGAAAAATATGACTACGACGAGGCAAAGGGAGCCAAGGTCGGGGTGATGGCTTTCGGTTCCACATCGCGGTCGGCGCGCGCTGCAATCAAATCCGCGGAGAGGGATGGAATTCCGGTGGAGTTTCTCAGGCCGGTCACCCTTTGGCCTTTTCCCACGGATGCCGTCGAAAAGATGGCCGAAAAGGTTGATGTCATAATTGTCCCTGAGATGAACCTGGGCCAGATGGCGGGGGAGGTCCAGAGGGCCATCGGCGGCAGGGCAAAGGTTGTGGGGATTAACAGGGTGGACGGTGATCCAATAACACCCTCGCAGGTCCATGAGAAGATCAGGGAGGTGTCGTGA
- a CDS encoding DnaJ domain-containing protein, with product MSTASNTREISSAFKVLFGADVEMTDEFLRTLVPSDLKETFRKKAMELHPDRARIQGRNENDMAEHFKAVTQAYSSLLAFLSTEDPSTTGHRPAPQPRDDPREEPAGYYKTPKPGKNTRDHFWNGQVPENRLLLGQYLYYSGIVSWRTLINAISWQRRQRPSFGRIATTWKFLTSEELHAISTGRLFGEKIGGSALRLGYMTPYQRSAVLGFQRWLQRPIGEYFAEREILQPGEIRHLVQIIRRRNARFGDANP from the coding sequence TTGAGTACCGCTTCAAACACCCGGGAGATCTCTTCAGCATTCAAGGTGCTTTTCGGCGCCGACGTCGAAATGACCGATGAATTTCTGCGGACACTGGTACCTTCCGACCTGAAGGAAACCTTCAGAAAAAAGGCTATGGAGCTTCATCCGGACAGGGCCAGGATTCAGGGACGGAATGAGAATGATATGGCCGAACATTTCAAAGCGGTAACTCAGGCCTACTCCAGCCTTCTCGCTTTCCTTTCCACGGAAGACCCGTCCACGACAGGTCATCGACCAGCCCCCCAGCCCCGGGATGATCCCCGGGAAGAGCCTGCCGGATATTATAAAACACCGAAACCGGGCAAAAACACCCGTGATCATTTCTGGAACGGACAGGTTCCTGAAAACAGGCTCCTGCTGGGCCAGTACCTTTACTACTCGGGAATTGTATCCTGGAGAACCCTCATCAACGCCATATCATGGCAAAGGCGTCAGCGTCCCTCTTTCGGGCGCATTGCCACCACGTGGAAGTTTCTGACATCAGAGGAGCTTCACGCCATCTCCACCGGAAGATTGTTCGGGGAAAAAATAGGCGGTTCGGCTCTACGCCTTGGATACATGACCCCCTACCAGCGTTCCGCGGTCCTTGGCTTTCAGCGCTGGCTCCAGCGACCCATAGGGGAGTACTTCGCGGAGAGGGAAATTCTCCAGCCCGGTGAGATACGACATCTGGTTCAGATTATTCGAAGGCGTAATGCCAGGTTCGGGGACGCCAACCCATAG